Proteins encoded by one window of Cannabis sativa cultivar Pink pepper isolate KNU-18-1 chromosome 4, ASM2916894v1, whole genome shotgun sequence:
- the LOC115712916 gene encoding U-box domain-containing protein 9: MAKTGVFDSDPTVMTKPTSELKKELQRLVKAIVEDDDYSTETINQAKNTLIAIRDFKLRKRSHSLKSPDTISCPHEFRCPLSKELMRDPVVVASGQTYDRPFIQKWLKAGSRTCPLTQQVLSHTILTPNHLIREMISQWCKCTGIELSDPDLYLNEDGITAADRDHFLSLLGKMSLSLPDQKVAAKELRMLTKRMPSFRALFGESLDSIPQLLRPLSEGKSQTGVHPEVQEDVITTLLNLSIHDNNKKLVAETPMVIPVLMDALKSGTIETRSNAAAALFTLSAIDSNKALIGKSGALKPLVDLLEEGNPLAMKDVASAIFNLCIIHENRTRVVRDGVVGVILEKITNRTHVDELLTLLAMFATHQKAVEEMGEIGAVPCLLSIIRENACDRTKENSIAILHAICYNDRTKWKEMREEEKMYGTLSKLAQTGTSRAKRKASGILERINRAVNLTHTA; the protein is encoded by the exons ATGGCCAAGACTGGTGTTTTCGATTCTGATCCGACGGTTATGACCAAACCCACCTCGGAATTGAAAAAAGAGCTTCAGAGATTGGTGAAAGCCATCGTTGAAGATGACGATTACAGTACTGAAACCATCAATCAAGCTAAGAATACTCTTATTGCTATAAGAGATTTCAAGCTTAGAAAGCGATCCCACTCTTTGAAGAGTCCAGATACAATTTCGTGTCCACATGAGTTTCGATGCCCACTCTCTAAGGAGTTGATGAGAGATCCCGTTGTTGTTGCCTCCGGTCAG ACTTATGATAGACCCTTTATCCAGAAATGGCTTAAGGCAGGGAGCAGGACATGTCCTCTTACTCAACAAGTCCTTTCACACACAATTctcacccctaatcacttgaTTCGGGAAATGATATCACAGTGGTGTAAGTGTACAGGTATTGAATTGTCTGACCCTGATCTCTATTTAAATGAAGATGGTATCACAGCAGCCGATCGAGACCATTTTCTTTCATTGCTGGGGAAGATGTCTTTATCATTACCCGATCAGAAAGTGGCAGCAAAGGAGCTCAGAATGTTGACTAAAAGGATGCCTTCCTTTCGGGCACTATTTGGAGAGTCCTTAGATTCCATTCCTCAATTGCTTCGTCCACTCTCGGAAGGCAAGTCTCAGACTGGTGTTCATCCTGAGGTTCAAGAAGATGTGATCACAACGCTATTGAATCTTTCTATCCATGACAACAATAAGAAGCTTGTTGCGGAAACACCTATGGTAATTCCTGTTCTGATGGACGCGCTCAAATCAGGAACCATCGAGACAAGGAGCAATGCAGCTGCAGCCCTCTTTACTTTGTCTGCTATTGATTCTAATAAAGCGCTCATAGGTAAATCTGGGGCCTTAAAGCCACTCGTTGATCTCCTCGAAGAAGGGAATCCTTTAGCTATGAAAGATGTTGCCTCTGCGATTTTCAATCTGTGTATCATCCACGAGAACAGGACAAGAGTGGTGCGTGATGGCGTGGTTGGGGTAATTCTTGAGAAGATAACGAATCGAACACATGTAGATGAGTTGTTGACACTGCTTGCAATGTTTGCAACACATCAAAAGGCTGTGGAAGAAATGGGAGAGATTGGAGCTGTTCCTTGCTTGCTTAGCATAATCAGAGAAAACGCTTGCGACCGTACCAAAGAGAATTCAATCGCGATTCTCCACGCTATCTGTTACAACGATCGAACCAAGTGGAAGGAAAtgagggaagaagagaaaatgtATGGAACATTATCTAAGCTTGCCCAGACTGGCACATCCAGAGCCAAGAGGAAAGCTAGTGGAATTCTTGAGAGAATAAACAGAGCTGTTAATTTGACACACACTGCATGA
- the LOC115715137 gene encoding E3 ubiquitin-protein ligase CHIP isoform X1, producing the protein MGPGMGLSPAKQAEQLRKDGNHYFKKGRFGAAIDAYTAAITLCPNVPVYLTNRALCHLKRNEWAKVEDDCRKAIQLDKTSAKGHYMLGLALMQRKEHAEGIRELEKALDLGRGADPKSNIVDEIWQELAKAKYLEWEHASTKRSWELQNLKDACEIALKQKYSLDDYETEGFVDEASATLIDQLKTLESVFQIAQDADTLQEVPDYLCCKITLDLFRDPVITPSGLTYERSVIMEHISKVGKFDPITREALDEDQLIPNLAIKEAVQAFLSKHGWAYRTD; encoded by the exons ATGGGGCCGGGTATGGGCTTGTCGCCGGCCAAACAAGCGGAGCAACTTAGGAAAGATGGGAATCATTACTTCAAGAAAGGTCGATTTGGTGCCGCCATAGATGCTTATACTGCG GCAATTACCCTTTGTCCAAATGTGCCTGTATATTTGACGAATCGTGCTCTATGCCATCTCAAGAGGAA TGAATGGGCTAAAGTAGAAGATGATTGTAGAAAAGCTATTCAGCTTGACAAAACCTCAGCTAAG GGTCATTATATGTTGGGACTTGCTTTAATGCAGAGGAAAGAGCATGCAGAAGGAATAAGGGAATTGGAGAAG GCTTTGGACCTTGGGAGAGGTGCTGACCCCAAGAGTAATATAGTGGATGAGATTTGGCAAGAGCTTGCAAAAGCAAAATACCTGGAGTGGGAGCATGCATCTACGAAGCGTTCATGGGAATTGCAGAATTTGAA AGATGCTTGTGAAATCGCACTCAAACAGAAATACTCACTTGATGATTATGAAACAGAGGGGTTTGTTGATGAAGCTTCTGCAACTCTGATTGACCAGTTAAAGACTCTAGAAAGCGTTTTTCAGATAGCTCAAGATGCAGACACATTACAAGAG GTGCCAGATTACCTATGTTGTAAAATTACGCTAGACTTATTCCGTGATCCGGTCATCACTCCTAGTGGTCTTACATATGAGCGATCTGTGATTATGGAGCATATCTCAAAG GTTGGTAAATTTGATCCGATTACCCGTGAGGCTCTTGATGAAGACCAGCTAATTCCTAACTTGGCCATAAAGGAAGCTGTCCAAGCCTTTTTAAGCAAACATGGCTGGGCTTATAGAACAGACTGA
- the LOC115714600 gene encoding adenylylsulfatase HINT3, with protein sequence MDARRRLAVISAHICSTGSGFHQPRLQPVSVSGSSSGSDADQGKSLNGACVFCRIIRGESPAFKLYEDDACLCILDSNPLSRGHSLIIPKSHFSSLDATPPSVIAAMCSKVPLISSAIVKATGSDSFNLLVNNGAAAGQVIFHTHIHIIPRKEQDCLWASESLRRQSLKLDQEASRLADLVREQLSSVSPSSSSSGNSEVSEGEGSSLSRS encoded by the exons ATGGACGCACGCCGCAGACTCGCCGTTATCTCAGCGCACATTTGTTCAACCGGGTCGGGTTTTCATCAGCCCCGACTCCAACCCGTTTCTGTTTCGGGCTCCAGTTCTGGTTCTGATGCTGATCAGGGGAAGTCTCTCAATGGAGCATGCGTCTTTTGTAGGATTATACGCGGTGAATCACCGGCTTTTAAG CTTTATGAAGATGATGCGTGTTTGTGTATATTGGATTCGAATCCGCTGAGTCGTGG GCATTCTCTTATCATCCCAAAGTCTCATTTTTCTTCATTGGATGCAACTCCTCCATCA GTGATTGCTGCAATGTGTTCCAAAGTTCCTTTAATAAGCTCTGCAATAGTTAAAGCTACTGGTTCTG ATTCATTCAACTTGTTAGTTAATAACGGTGCAGCTGCGGGCCAAGTTATATTTCAT ACTCATATTCATATAATTCCTCGCAAGGAGCAGGATTGCTTATGGGCTTCAGAG AGTTTGCGTAGGCAATCCCTGAAATTAGACCAAGAAGCTTCCAGACTAGCTGATCTTGTTCGAGAACAACTCTCATCAGTGTCACCATCGTCGTCATCGTCCGGCAACTCTGAAGTTAGTGAAGGAGAAGGTTCTAGTCTCAGCAGAAGCTAG
- the LOC115715137 gene encoding E3 ubiquitin-protein ligase CHIP isoform X2, with product MLILREWAKVEDDCRKAIQLDKTSAKGHYMLGLALMQRKEHAEGIRELEKALDLGRGADPKSNIVDEIWQELAKAKYLEWEHASTKRSWELQNLKDACEIALKQKYSLDDYETEGFVDEASATLIDQLKTLESVFQIAQDADTLQEVPDYLCCKITLDLFRDPVITPSGLTYERSVIMEHISKVGKFDPITREALDEDQLIPNLAIKEAVQAFLSKHGWAYRTD from the exons ATGCTTATACTGCG TGAATGGGCTAAAGTAGAAGATGATTGTAGAAAAGCTATTCAGCTTGACAAAACCTCAGCTAAG GGTCATTATATGTTGGGACTTGCTTTAATGCAGAGGAAAGAGCATGCAGAAGGAATAAGGGAATTGGAGAAG GCTTTGGACCTTGGGAGAGGTGCTGACCCCAAGAGTAATATAGTGGATGAGATTTGGCAAGAGCTTGCAAAAGCAAAATACCTGGAGTGGGAGCATGCATCTACGAAGCGTTCATGGGAATTGCAGAATTTGAA AGATGCTTGTGAAATCGCACTCAAACAGAAATACTCACTTGATGATTATGAAACAGAGGGGTTTGTTGATGAAGCTTCTGCAACTCTGATTGACCAGTTAAAGACTCTAGAAAGCGTTTTTCAGATAGCTCAAGATGCAGACACATTACAAGAG GTGCCAGATTACCTATGTTGTAAAATTACGCTAGACTTATTCCGTGATCCGGTCATCACTCCTAGTGGTCTTACATATGAGCGATCTGTGATTATGGAGCATATCTCAAAG GTTGGTAAATTTGATCCGATTACCCGTGAGGCTCTTGATGAAGACCAGCTAATTCCTAACTTGGCCATAAAGGAAGCTGTCCAAGCCTTTTTAAGCAAACATGGCTGGGCTTATAGAACAGACTGA